The following are encoded in a window of Peromyscus maniculatus bairdii isolate BWxNUB_F1_BW_parent chromosome X, HU_Pman_BW_mat_3.1, whole genome shotgun sequence genomic DNA:
- the LOC143270961 gene encoding periphilin-1-like: MWSEGWCDYKRLPGKQDPRRAPPYKRGHYGYQWSRDEYSTRQQPPYRAMRNGFRRKRFYSSHYSRQRSPHKRGAPFLRESRVGGKDSLHSRFGSSLSSRSRMRSFHQSRCRCKERAIQFLKTSRDTVPSSSSSKVLKSPSRLTEKEQADAASKRANENSKQSEENNLAEISEFETGSKEPLRINQTEEPESNTTAGPELCEDSQLSIRSKAIASKITEIEKVYRQVCETFGMVVERLVEKDRSLEKSIQCAMKQSLHEIGEQRVEELKHFIMEYDNSTPDFEDPF; the protein is encoded by the exons atgtggtctgagggatggtgtgactacaagcgacttccaggaaaacaa GATCCAAGAAGAGCCCCACCCTACAAAAGAGGCCATTATGGCTACCAATGGTCAAGAGATGAGTATTCCACAAGACAACAGCCTCCATACAGGGCCATGAGAAACGGCTTTAGAAGAAAACGTTTCTATTCTTCCCATTATTCAAGACAACGCTCTCCCCATAAACGGGGCGCtccttttttgagagaatcacgtgtgggcgggaaggactccctacacagcagatttggatccagtctcagcagtagaagcaggatgcGCTCCTTCCATCAGTCTCGATGTAGATGTAAAGAGAGAGCCatccagtttttgaaaacatcaagagatactgtgccctcaagttcttcatccaaggtgttaaaaagccccagccggctgactgagaaggaacaggctgatgctgCAAGCAAGAGGGCGAATGAAAATTCCAAGcagtcagaagaaaataacttggcTGAAATTTCCGAGTTTGAGACGGGATCCAAGGAACCATTACGTATCAACCAGACAGAAGAACCCGAGTCAAACACAACAGCTGGCCCAGAATTGTGTGAAGACAGCCAGCTTAGCATTCGCTCAAAAGCGATTGCATCAAAAATTACAGAGATTGAGAAGGTTTACCGACAAGTCTGTGAAACTTTCGGGATGGTGGTGGAAAGGCTGGTTGAAAAGGATCGTTCGTTAGAAAAATCTATACAGTGTGCAATGAAGCAGAGTTTGCATGAAATAGGTGAGCAACGTGTTGAAgaactcaagcatttcattatggagtATGATAATTCTACTCCAGATTTTGAAGACCCTTTTTAG